The Colletotrichum higginsianum IMI 349063 chromosome 2, whole genome shotgun sequence genome has a segment encoding these proteins:
- a CDS encoding Urea active transporter, giving the protein MVSFTRSDETSVVPAPLPQSVGYGVVVALGLTFAFGMMGVTSVLKRTLNEDNSKAETFMVADRRVRTGLVASAVVSVRLPATVYCVRCLETDQLALQSWLWSTALLSCVLVTYSYGISGAFWYGAGCSTVIVFFGYLGVVCKRRVPEAHTILEVIRIRYGNVAHLSFTFLAVVNNLLNTINMILGASAAISFLTGIHIMASTFLLPLGVVLYTLVGGIKATFLTDYIHTFIILILCCWLTLKVLMSENVGSIGGLYDLVVAAEEQHMVDGNYEGSLLTMTSQQGIFFAIILVVSNVGAVVMDTGYFLEAFAASPHAVVPGYVIGGISYFGIPWCLGTIVGMASLGLEALPVFPTYPRPMTSAEVTNGLALPYVAVAVAGKGGAVAVLLMTFMAVTSTLSAQILAVSSILTFDIYRVYFNKNAGNKEVIKWGHLGVVSFGVLAAGFTSMFHYIGVDMGWTLYMLGVLTCPGVVPLIFTITWRKQSGLAAVGSAFLGMGTGLGIWLGSAYVFSGEVTISSTGETLPCMYGTLASLLSPLLYSVILSFIRSDKYNWSDFKQEKLAIDVDETADNQARAENAKFATAADVSEVPKGDKERRWARHALWWAVATFLGHWVLWPLPMYAAKYVFSKEFFTAWTVMSLLWLWSTLFVVGIYPIWDGRRHIKTVLHSLSGIVQFRF; this is encoded by the exons ATGGTATCTTTTACGCGTTCAGACGAGACTTCTGTGGTGCCTGCTCCGCTTCCCCAGTCTGTCGGAtatggcgtcgtcgtcgctcttGGGCTCACATTTGCGTTTG GCATGATGGGCGTCACGTCCGTTTTGAAGAGAACCCTCAACGAAGACAACTCAAAGGCCGAGAC GTTTATGGTGGCCGACCGAAGGGTCCGGACTGGCCTCGTTGCCTCCGCCGTTGTGTCGGTTCGTTTACCCGCTACTGTCTACTGCGTGAGATGTCTCGAGACTGATCAGCTTGCCCTCCAGTCATGGTTGTGGAGCACAGCATTGCTGAGCTGTGTGCTTGTGACTTACAGCTACGGTATTAGCGGTGCATTTTGGTACGGCGCAGGTTGCTCAACTGTTATTGTCTTTTTCGGCTACCTTGGAGTTGTTTGCAAGAGGCGCGTTCCAGAGGCACACACCATTCTAGAAGTCATCCGCATACGATATG GCAATGTTGCGCATCTGAGCTTCACTTTTCTTGCCGTGGTCAATAATCTCCTTAACACTATCAACATGATCTTGGGCGCATCGGCCGCCATCTCCTTCCT AACTGGGATACACATCATGGCTTCCACTTTCTTGTTGCCTCTCGGCGTTGTTCTCTACACACTTGTCGGGGGTATAAAGGCCAC GTTTCTCACAGACTACATACACACCTTCATCATTCTCATCTTGTGTTGCTGGCTCACACTCAAAGTCCTCATGTCCGAGAATGTAGGCTCGATTGGTGGACTCTACGATTTGGTCGTTGCCGCTGAAGAGCAGCATATGGTTGACGGCAACTACGAAGGCTCTCTTCTCACCATGACGTCGCAGCAGGGCATTTTCTTCGCCATCATTCTGGTCGTCTCTAATGTTGGAGCTGTCGTT ATGGACACCGGTTATTTCCTGGAAGCATTCGCAGCGTCGCCCCATGCTGTTGTGCCTGGATACGTTATCGGAGGTATTTCGTACTTCGGTATACCATGGTGTCTCGGTACCATTGTTGGAATGGCGTCGCTGGGTCTTGAAGCCTTGCCTGTATTTCCAACGTACCCAAGA CCAATGACAAGTGCAGAAGTCACTAATGGGCTCGCCCTACCCTATGTTGCAGTTGCGGTTGCCGGCAAAGGAGGCGCTGTTGCCGTCTTGTTGATGACATTCATGGCCGTTACGTCTACTCTGTCAGCGCAGATCCTGGCTGTATCCTCAATCCTGACGTTTGACATTTATCGAGTATACTTCAACAAAAATGCCGGCAACAAAGAAGTAATCAAATGGGGGCATCTTGGCGTCGTCTCTTTTGGTGTCCTAGCCGCTGGTTTCACTTCAATGTTTCATTACATTGGGGTTGATATGGGGTGGACGCTGTATATGCTAG GCGTCCTCACATGTCCCGGGGTCGTCCCACTCATCTTCACCATTACTTGGCGTAAGCAAAGCGGTCTTGCAGCTGTTGGCTCTGCCTTTCTCGGAATGGGTACCGGTCTCGGTATTTGGCTCGGCTCTGCCTATGTTTTCTCTGGGGAGGTAACTATATCCTCGACTGGAGAAACACTGCCTTGCATGTATGGCACTTTGGCTTCACTACTCAGTCCCTTGCTCTACAGTGTCATTCTCTCCTTTATCAGGTCGGATAAATACAACTGGAGCGACTTCAAGCAAGAGAAGCTTGCTATCGACGTAGACGAGACGGCCGACAATCAGGCCAGAGCAGAAAATGCAAAGTTCGCAACCGCGGCGGATGTCTCTGAGGTCCCCAAGGGCGACAAGGAACGCCGCTGGGCTCGACATGCCTTGTGGTGGGCGGTTGCAACTTTCCTTGGTCACTGGGTACTCTGGCCACTTCCCATGTATGCTGCTAAATACGTTTTCAGTAAAGAG TTCTTCACAGCCTGGACAGTTATGTCATTACTGTGGCTGTGGTCGACCCTATTTGTGGTTGGTATCTACCCCATCTGGGATGGTCGGCGTCATATCAAAACAGTTCTGCACAGTCTTTCAGGTATTGTTCAGTTCAGATTCTAG
- a CDS encoding Amine oxidase, which yields MSVPHPLCPLSGAEIQAAAQLIQTSWPTSVSLRFKVVTLSEPAKAELAPYLDAKDKGLSPTQPDRRAFLAYYVRGTDLFHEAIVNLTSGKVESNIKLGANVHGNVDYDEAQMVEKIALEDPKVLAEIKKLELPEGAVVCADPWIYGSDGVNDDERLYQVFLYMRDPNNSAEPDSNHYAFPLPILPVVECNEYKIIRIDILPTGADNTIKPLSPYKPKPANEYIPESQNLRQDLKPLHVTQPQGPSFTVTPVGETGNVLEWQKWSFFVGFNQREGMVLYNVKYDGRPLFYRLSLSEMSVPYGDPRHPFHKKAAFDLGDAGAGATANNLQLGCDCLGSIQYLSGVIADDRGQPDPRENCICIHEQDAGISWKHTNYRTGRAAVVRSRELVLQSIITVSNYEYILMFIFNQAGEVTYEVRATGILSTQPIDHELDKVGTPFGTVVHPGVLAGHHQHIFSLRVDPMIDGHTNQLVYSEAHKMPRDPDWNPHGTGYEVVDTVVDKTSGLDLDFDVNRTFKITNPNSLNPVNGKPVAYKIAAPPFQKLMSDRDSFNYKRAEFADHNIYVTTHRDRELYAGGWYTNQSRGGTGVRGWSQRNEALTPESDIVVWVQFGINHVPRIEDFPVMPVEILKVHLKPVNFFDKNPALDVPPSQQSFNKSTLVQSSKAETDGCGCEAPSSKL from the exons ATGTCCGTTCCCCATCCTCTCTGCCCCCTCTCGGGTGCGGAGATTCAAGCCGCCGCCCAGTTGATCCAGACTTCTTGGCCAACTTCTGTTTCTCTTCGGTTCAAGGTGGTGACACTCAGCGAACCGGCCAAGGCGGAACTGGCGCCTTACCTGGATGCCAAAGACAAAGGCCTGTCTCCGACGCAACCCGATCGCCGGGCTTTCTTGGCATACTACGTTCGAGGAACA GACTTGTTCCACGAGGCAATTGTTAATCTGACCTCGGGGAAGGTGGAGAGCAACATCAAGCTGGGGGCCAACGTCCACGGCAACGTAGACTACGATGAGGCCCAGATGGTGGAGAAGATCGCTCTCGAGGACCCCAAGGTCTTGGCCGAGATCAAGAAACTCGAGCTTCCGGAAGGCGCCGTTGTTTGCGCGGATCCTTGGATTTACG GATCGGACGGCGTCAATGACGACGAGCGTCTCTACCAGGTCTTCCTCTACATGAGAGACCCGAACAACAGCGCCGAGCCTGACTCAAACCATTATGCGTTCCCCCTTCCTATTCTGCCCGTGGTTGAATGCAACGAGTACAAGATCATCCGCATCGATATCCTGCCAACCGGTGCGgacaacaccatcaaacCGCTGAGTCCTTATAAGCCCAAGCCTGCGAACGAGTATATCCCCGAAAGCCAAAACTTGCGCCAAGACCTCAAGCCTCTACACGTCACGCAGCCACAGGGCCCCAGCTTCACAGTCACGCCTGTCGGGGAGACTGGTAATGTTCTTGAATGGCAGAAGTGGAGTTTCTTCGTCG GATTCAACCAGCGCGAGGGCATGGTCCTTTACAACGTCAAGTACGACGGCCGTCCGCTGTTCTACAGACTGTCCCTCTCGGAGATGAGCGTGCCCTACGGCGACCCCCGCCACCCTTTCCACAAGAAGGCcgccttcgacctcggcgatgccggtgccggcgccaCCGCCAACAACCTCCAGCTGGGCTGCGACTGCTTGGGGAGCATCCAGTATCTCAGCGGGGTCATCGCCGATGACCGCGGCCAGCCTGACCCCAGGGAGAACTGCATCTGCATTCACGAGCAGGACGCCGGCATCTCATGGAAGCACACAAACTACCGAACGGGCCGTGCTGCCGTCGTCCGGTCCCGCGAGCTGGTTCTCCAGAGCATCATTACTGTGTCCAACTACGAGTACATCCTCATGTTCATCTTCAACCAAGCTGGCGAAGTGACGTACGAGGTCCGGGCTACCGGCATCTTGTCCACACAGCCCATCGACCACGAGCTGGACAAGGTGGGCACGCCTTtcggcaccgtcgtccatcccggcgtcctcgccgggcACCACCAGCACATCTTCTCCCTCCGCGTCGACCCCATGATCGACGGCCACACAAACCAGCTGGTCTACTCGGAAGCCCACAAGATGCCGCGAGACCCTGACTGGAACCCCCACGGCACCGGGtacgaggtcgtcgacacGGTCGTCGACAAGACGTCGGGCCTGGACCTCGACTTCGACGTGAACAGGACGTTCAAGATCACCAACCCCAACTCGCTGAACCCCGTCAACGGCAAGCCGGTGGCCTACAAGAtcgcggcgccgcccttcCAGAAGCTCATGAGCGACCGCGACAGCTTCAACTACAAGCGCGCCGAGTTTGCGGATCACAACATCTACGTCACGACCCACCGCGACCGCGAGCTCTACGCCGGCGGCTGGTACACCAACCAGTCgcgcggcggcaccggcgtccGGGGCTGGTCGCAGCGCAACGAGGCGTTGACGCCCGAGTCCGACATCGTGGTCTGGGTGCAGTTCGGCATCAACCACGTGCCGAGGATCGAGGACTTCCCGGTCATGCCGGTCGAGATCCTCAAAGTGCACCTGAAGCCGGTCAACTTTTTCGACAAGAACCCTGCCCTGGATGTGCCCCCCAGCCAGCAGAGCTTTAACAAGAGCACCCTGGTGCAGTCGAGCAAGGCCGAGACCGACGGATGTGGCTGCGAAGCACCGTCATCCAAGCTGTGA
- a CDS encoding polysaccharide deacetylase, with protein MLFTTLVFAASCGLAAAHGGDGLPLPNIMAGRGAMQDFTSARRQIQRRAAHVEPVREASELEKRQSVGRCGPNFNNQVCDSGYCCSSAGWCGQGYLYCSAPSCMIEYGPACDANIRPDGPDTANIARPKIGAVPYGKAIYHCERYGDIALTFDDGPYIYTEDLLNKLKVYNAKATFYITGNNLGKGKINDPATKWPALIKRMVAEGHQIASHTWSHQRLTTVSADKFRNQMIYNEIAFADLLGYFPTYMRPPYSACDATCEGYLNDLGYHITYFNLDTEGYLHDSANLIESSKDIWDSKVEGKSPANNKWLHIEHDPVYQTVYNLTDHMLESLFRNGFRSVTVGDCLNDPKENWYRSVGNAPPASSTRASTLAAGTTTTTTPSTSTTSALSTPTGSLTPSKDGRCGPKFADTTCINEPGATCCSAAGWCGNTADHCGAACQPLYGNCQISSAKASTSSVRASSASTSRAPSASSSTQAPVPSSSRTSTSAGASGTPVSPPLSTNGRCGTTQGGTTCIKEPGATCCSKYGWCGATADHCGAGCQAGFGTCSASK; from the exons ATGCTTTTTACCACTCTCGTTTTTGCCGCAAGCTGTGGCCTGGCTGCAGCCCACGGTGGCGATGGACTGCCACTGCCCAACATAATGGCAGGCAGAGGTGCAATGCAAGACTTCACCTCGGCCCGCCGCCAGATTCAGCGTCGCGCTGCACACGTCGAGCCCGTCCGTGAGGCTtcggagctcgagaagcgcCAGTCTGTGGGCCGTTGCGGTCCCAACTTCAACAATCAGGTCTGCGATTCCGGATACTGCTGTTCCAGCGCAGG TTGGTGTGGGCAAGGGTACCTCTACTGTTCAGCGCCATCGTGCATGATCGAGTATGGTCCCGCGTGTGATGCCAACATCCGTCCCGACGGACCGGATACGGCGAATATTGCTCGTCCCAAGATAGGCGCCGTTCCGTATGGCAAGGCCATCTACCACTGTGAACGGTACGGTGATATCGCTCTCACTTTCGATGATGGCCCGTACATCTACACCGAAGATCTCTTGAACAAGCTCAAG GTATACAATGCCAAGGCCACCTTCTACATCACGGGTAACAACCTGGGCAAGGGCAAGATCAATGACCCGGCCACCAAGTGGCCTGCTCTCATCAAG CGCATGGTTGCCGAAGGCCATCAGATCGCCAGCCACACCTGGTCGCACCAGAGACTCACCACTGTGAGCGCCGATAAGTTCCGCAACCAGATGATCTACAATGAGATTGCTTTTGCCGACCTTCTGGGTTACTTCCCGACTTACATGAG ACCTCCTTACTCGGCCTGCGATGCCACCTGTGAAGGTTATTTGAACGACCTTGGGTACCACATCACCTACTTCAACCTCGACACTGAGGGCTACTTGCATGACAGCGCCAACTTGATCGAGAGCTCCAAGGACATCTGGGACAGCAAGGTTGAGGGCAAGTCACCCGCCAACAACAAGTGGCTACACATCGAGCATGACCCTGTCTACCAGACCGTCTACAACCTGACCGACCACATGCTTGAATCCCTCTTCCGCAACGGTTTCCGGTCCGTCACCGTCGGTGACTGCCTCAACGACCCCAAGGAGAACTGGTATCGCTCCGTCGGTAACGCACCGCCTGCTAGCAGTACCCGTGCCtccaccctcgccgccggcaccaccaccaccaccaccccctccacCTCTACCACATCCGCCTTGTCCACTCCTACGGGCAGCCTCACTCCTTCCAAGGACGGTCGCTGCGGACCCAAGTTCGCCGACACAACCTGCATCAACGAGCCCGGCGCGACCTGCTGCTCTGCCGCCGGCTGGTGCGGAAACACTGCTGACCACTGCGGCGCTGCCTGCCAGCCCCTCTACGGAAACTGCCAGATCTCGTCGGCCaaggcctcgacctcgagcgtCCGTGCCAGCTCTGCGTCGACGTCCCGCGCGCCGTCTGCGTCGTCTTCTACCCAGGCACCagtcccctcctcctcccgcacAAGCACCTCGGCAGGGGCTTCCGGCACGCCGGTGTCTCCGCCCTTGAGCACCAATGGCCGCTGCGGTACTACGCAAGGAGGTACTACGTGCATCAAAGAGCCCGGCGCGACGTGCTGCTCCAAGTACGGCTGGTGCGGCGCCACCGCGGATCATTGCGGCGCAGGATGCCAGGCTGGTTTCGGTACCTGCAGCGCGTCCAAATAA
- a CDS encoding Acyl-CoA thioesterase II, whose translation MSDSAMANTLQEQVAVDDLGSDQFISRVNPARMGNAANIAYGGCAIGIGLQAACSTVPPKYLLYSTTGNYLGPALTDRKLKCSVRRVRDTRTFATRIVEISQDLDDGKSRLCMVMLADFQVKEETSLLVYSAPPSMNYSSPEQCFTVEEGIKDKVRRGIVTEKEARLFMASFGFNNRFFETRGVPETVGPNNLFGMAKTAKTPQHDLDLTSKTSADWFRCRHSLERLQDQFAGLGFILDGALAFIPLTHTNRYLDDAGPCSSLDFAVRFFTGELDMSKWYLKELKTIAGNDGRTYTEARLWDQDGNMVATMTQQSIMRPPKSAARASL comes from the coding sequence ATGTCTGACTCCGCCATGGCCAACACCCTACAGGAGCAGGTCGCGGTGGACGACCTGGGTTCGGACCAGTTCATCAGCCGCGTCAACCCCGCCCGCATGGGGAACGCGGCGAACATCGCCTACGGAGGCTgcgccatcggcatcggcctcCAGGCGGCATGTAGCACCGTACCGCCAAAGTACCTCCTCTACTCGACCACGGGCAACTATCTCGGCCCGGCCCTGACTGACCGAAAACTGAAGTGCTCCGTGCGCAGAGTACGCGACACAAGGACCTTCGCCACTAGGATCGTCGAGATCAGCCAGGAtctggacgacggcaagtCGAGGTTGTGCATGGTCATGCTCGCCGACTTCCAAGTGAAAGAGGAGACTTCTCTTTTGGTATATTCGGCACCACCATCCATGAATTACTCTTCACCTGAGCAGTGCTTCACGGTCGAGGAAGGGATAAAGGACAAGGTGCGAAGGGGGATCGTGACAGAGAAGGAGGCCAGGTTATTCATGGCTTCCTTCGGCTTCAACAACCGCTTTTTCGAGACCCGAGGCGTACCTGAGACCGTTGGCCCGAACAATCTGTTCGGCATGGCGAAGACGGCCAAGACGCCCCAGCACGATCTGGACCTTACTTCGAAGACGTCCGCCGACTGGTTCCGATGCCGGCACTCCCTTGAGCGCCTCCAGGACCAGTTCGCTGGACTCGGGTTCATACTGGACGGAGCTCTGGCCTTCATACCCCTGACGCACACCAACAggtacctcgacgacgccggtcCCTGTTCCTCGCTCGACTTCGCCGTGAGGTTCTTCACCGGGGAGCTCGACATGAGCAAGTGGTACCTCAAAGAGTTGAAGACCATCGCAGGCAATGACGGACGGACCTACACCGAGGCCCGCCTCTGGGATCAAGATGGGAACATGGTGGCGACCATGACCCAGCAGTCCATCATGCGGCCTCCGAAGAGTGCTGCCCGAGCGTCCCTTTAG
- a CDS encoding C6 finger domain protein, translating into MPDASHASNSCWTCRQKRAKCDRLLPTCLRCSSLKLRCQGYDRPKKLVWTNSVASRGKMMGRITFGADDATDKLASVGLAGPESIVVNRSAEALSEACLSSAQLSLSLIDPDLQDLSHNCRNYIRYFDLEMSKECVVYYQTSSNPFLALMPLMSKSQALFHAMVAISAFHYSHRLVINQVQVPPGDPGLVQSTSLWHASHGHDWQLTQPNFSPSLRTALAHKQKALQHLKSEIDSQDVTDNDAVVAAIVLFVCMDVVEFGSRGWEHHLGGAGEILKNRRGCLENRGCKSSAWLEYFDTAYTTFGILGATLAPANGSFSRQLASLDPSLMKALRQSENQTWVGCPAELLYLISTVNSLRSDTLTIFERQTVLKELQNGLRSFSPTAWAMCFSDSHYHEPRSHLAHAYRSAVEVYAFHIIGTIPGENITPRLYLDEVVRSAIIHMLSIPAEDFHVKSLVWPAFIIGAEAQPTELKNMVRAIFRNIWVSSCCYNVRNAIEILEKIWARDVRDGTPMKSWLEYVWELEDSWLFL; encoded by the exons ATGCCCGACGCGTCTCACGCCTCCAACTCGTGCTGGACTTGCCGCCAAAAGCGGGCCAAGTGTGACAGGCTTCTCCCGACTTGTCTCCGCTGCTCCTCGCTGAAGCTCCGGTGCCAGGGTTATGATCGGCCGAAGAAGCTGGTTTGGACCAATAGTGTGGCTAGCAGAGGTAAAATGATGGGGAGAATCACGTTCGGTGCGGACGACGCAACAGATAAGCTTGCATCAGTGGGTCTTGCTGGACCAGAGTCCATAGTGGTGAATCGCTCCGCGGAGGCATTGTCTGAAGCATGCCTCTCCTCGGCTCAACTATCATTGTCACTCATAGACCCCGATCTGCAGGACCTGTCTCACAATTGCAGGAACTACATACGCTACT TTGATCTGGAAATGTCCAAGGAATGCGTGGTCTACTACCAAACATCCAGCAATCCATTTTTGGCTCTGATGCCACTCATGTCTAAAAGCCAAGCTCTCTTCCATGCAATGGTTGCAATATCGGCATTCCACTACTCTCACCGTTTGGTTATCAATCAAGTACAGGTCCCCCCCGGCGACCCTGGACTTGTCCAATCTACTTCGCTGTGGCATGCATCGCATGGTCACGACTGGCAGTTGACCCAACCAAActtctccccttccctgCGAACGGCTTTAGCGCATAAGCAAAAAGCCTTGCAGCACCTGAAGTCTGAGATAGACAGCCAAGACGTGACAGACAACGATGCGGTGGTCGCAGCgatcgtcctcttcgtctgcATGGACGTAGTGGAATTTGGTAGCCGAGGATGGGAGCACCATCTGGGAGGTGCTGGAGAGATTCTTAAGAACCGTAGAGGTTGCCTCGAGAATAGGGGATGCAAGTCTTCTGCCTGGTTGGAGTATTTCGACACAGCCTACACGAC GTTTGGAATTCTGGGCGCAACGTTAGCACCGGCAAACGGTTCCTTTTCCCGGCAGCTCGCCTCGCTAGACCCTTCCCTTATGAAAGCCTTGCGACAATCCGAAAACCAAACATGGGTTGGCTGCCCAGCAGAGCTGCTGTACTTGATATCGACTGTCAATTCGTTGCGTTCAGATACTTTGACAATCTTCGAACGGCAGACCGTTCTCAAAGAGTTACAGAACGGCTTGAGGAGCTTCTCGCCCACAGCATGGGCTATGTGCTTCTCAGACTCACACTACCACGAGCCACGCTCCCATCTCGCACATGCTTACAGGTCGGCAGTTGAAGTATATGCCTTTCATATCATCGGGACAATCCCTGGTGAGAATATCACGCCAAGGCTTTACCTTGATGAGGTAGTCCGATCCGCCATAATCCACATGCTCTCGATACCAGCCGAGGATTTCCATGTCAAAAGCCTGGTATGGCCGGCGTTTATTATCGGAGCAGAGGCACAGCCTACGGAACTCAAGAATATGGTCCGAGCGATTTTCAGGAATATCTGGGTTTCCTCCTGCTGTTATAACGTCAGAAACGCAATCGAAATTCTGGAGAAGATTTGGGCGCGAGATGTCCGCGACGGCACGCCGATGAAGTCATGGTTAGAGTACGTCTGGGAGTTGGAAGACAGTTGGCTCTTTCTCTAG
- a CDS encoding Transmembrane amino acid transporter — protein sequence MTDHISNTPSFGRNKGSKGKDGSDAENSQPPNPWPVNDNTMLGETSDELNDARLKQIAAQGSAHFHRLGWKRLAIVTIVEAVALGALSLPSAYHTLGMFPGVFLTITIGMLSIFTSYLVGRVKLAHPHVANYAEAGRLLFGRYGRIGYEIFGAALVLELVMVVGSHALTGSIALLDINGGHVCSIVFSAVSAIILLILAIPPSFTEVAILGYIDFVSIVAAIGITIIATGIQANKGPGGLSGVEWSAWPREGVSFSEAFVAVSNIIFAFSFAIGQFSFMDEMHTPTDYMKSIWASGVIQISIYTITGALCYAFIGPSVQSPALLSAGPLISKIAFGVALPVIFISGSINSTVALRYIHGRMYKNSHLKYINTPMGWASWIILVVIFTIIAWVIAEAIPIFSDLLSLASALFVSGFSFYIPGIMWFAILCKGKWFARENILISLGSILAFIVGVVTLVAGTYSTIVDIINETNSGSAHKPFACRSS from the exons ATGACGGACCACATCTCCAACACTCCCAGCTTCGGCCGCAACAAGGGctccaagggcaaggacggCTCGGACGCCGAGAACAGCCAGCCCCCCAACCCTTGGCCGGTGAACGACAACACGATGCTCGGCGAGACGAGCGATGAGCTGAACGACGCCCGGCTGAAGCAGATCGCGGCGCAGGGCAGCGCTCACTTCCACCGTCTGGGATGGAAGCGCCTGGCGATCGTAaccatcgtcgaggccgtcgccctgGGTGCCCTCAGCTTGCCCTCGGCCTACCACACGCTCGGCATGTTCCCCGGTGTTTTtctcaccatcaccatcggcatgctctccatcttcaccagTTACCTCGTTGGCCGCGTCAAGCTGGCCCACCCCCACGTCGCCAACTACGCCGAGGCTGGAAGGCTCCTGTTCGGCCGGTACGGACGCATCGGATACGAAATCTTCGGAGctgccctcgtcctcgagctcgtcatGGTTGTGGGATCGCACGCCCTCACCGGCAGCATTGCGCTGCTCGACATCAACGGCGGCCACGTCTGCTccatcgtcttctcggcggtgtcggccatcatcctcctcatcctcgccatcccgCCCTCGTTCACCGAGGTCGCCATCCTCGGTTACATCGACTTCGTCTCCATCGTTGCTGCTATTGGAatcaccatcatcgccacTGGGATCCAGGCTAACAAGGGCCCCGGTGGTCTTTCGGGCGTCGAATGGTCTGCTTGGCCCAGGGAGGGGGTTTCCTTCTCTGAGGCCTTTGTTGCCGTTAGCAACATCATCTTCGCCTTCAGCTTTGCCATTGGTCAATTCTCCTTCATGGACGAAATGCATACGCCTACCGATTACATGAAGTCCATCTGGGCATCCGGCGTGATCCAGATCTCCATTTACACCATCACTGGCGCCCTCTGCTACGCTTTCATCGGTCCCTCGGTTCAGTCTCCGGCTCTTCTCTCTGCCGGACCGCTCATTTCGAAGATTGCCTTTGGAGTCGCCCTCCCTGTCATTTTCATCTCCGGTTCGATCAACTCAACTGTTGCCCTCCGTTACATCCACGGTCGCATGTACAAGAACTCGCATCTCAAGTACATCAACACTCCTATGGGCTGGGCCAGCTGGATCATCCTGGTGGTTATCTTCACTATCATCGCCTGGGTGATTGCCGAGGCCATTCCCATCTTCTCGGACCTGCTTTCGCTGGCTTCTGCTCTGTTCGTTTCCGGATTCTCGTTCTACATCCCTGGCATCATGTGGTTCGCGATCCTCTGCAAGGGCAAGTGGTTCGCCCGCGAGAACATCCTCATCAGCCTTGGAAGCATTCtggccttcatcgtcggTGTTGTGACTTTGGTTGCTGGCACTTACTCGACCATTGTCGACATC ATCAACGAGACAAACTCGGGCAGTGCTCACAAGCCATTCGCATGCCGATCGTCTTAG